From Solea senegalensis isolate Sse05_10M linkage group LG19, IFAPA_SoseM_1, whole genome shotgun sequence, the proteins below share one genomic window:
- the LOC122785489 gene encoding nuclear body protein SP140-like protein isoform X2: protein MNPLDFLEPEQLLRFLHCHKTELSCMEKPETFLNQLRDHNLIPEDSHKVCRMKSKHNQKQGVYDILDKLEKEQSQHIHLFWTCVFKDTIMNHYPPLRLLRSSLMDGSFQFDTKLPEKVEKKETNERKKKEDDKEEEQGKSVKKRRKRTKRVCYSDDDDDDDEEQPGASSQSAPSQRKKSRKICFQSPLKKGEKSDIWTGLIFKELLPVTCGSQDGTLSRNRLAKGEKCISFQKQWFTPTEFERFAGKGSYKNWKLSIQCNGTPLRNLIQEGHLKPASYKRRNKTKPRLAKKSLFPSTGLHYHYY, encoded by the exons ATGAATCCATTGGACTTCCTGGAGCCAGAGCAACTGCTGCGGTTTTTGCACTGTCATAAAACAGAGCTGTCCTGCATGGAGAAGCCGGAAACCTTCCTCAACCAGCTGAGGGACCACAACCTCATTCCCGAGGACAGCCACAAG gTGTGTCGCATGAAGAGCAAACACAACCAAAAACAGGGcgtttatgacattttggacaagttGGAGAAGGAGCAGTCTCAGCACATCCACCTGTTCTGGACCTGCGTGTTTAAGGATACAATCATGAACCACTACCCGCCTCTGCGACTGCTGCGCAGCAGCCTCATGGACG GGTCTTTCCAATTTGACACAAAACTGCCTGAGAAGgtggaaaagaaagagacaaatgaaaggaaaaagaaggaagacgataaggaggaggagcaagggAAGTCGgtgaaaaagaggaggaagcgAACAAAAAGAGTCTGTTATagcgacgatgatgatgatgatgatgaggagcagCCTGGTGCATCATCTCAGTCGGCTCCAAGTCAAAGGAAGAAGTCAAGAAAAATATGTTTCC agtcTCCTTTAAAGAAGGGAGAGAAGAGTGACATTTGGACGGGGCTCATTTTTAAGGAACTGCTACCTGTGACCTGTGGATCCCAGGATGGAACGCTAAGCAGAAACAGACTGGCAAAAG GGGAGAAGTGTATTTCATTCCAGAAACAGTGGTTTACACCAACTGAATTTGAGAGGTTTGCAGGGAAGGGAAGCTATAAAAACTGGAAATTGAGCATTCAGTGTAATGGGACCCCACTGAGAAATCTTATACAG GAAGGGCATCTAAAACCTGCAAGCtacaaaagaagaaacaagacGAAACCAAGATTg GCCAAGAAATCCCTGTTCCCATCGACAGGTTtgcattatcattattattag
- the ccdc97 gene encoding coiled-coil domain-containing protein 97 — translation MWGEIETPVKPQPSLCESEDTSKIPEEPVTQFQRYEYHRPTQTEPPPPQETPYTSQAETICVNAMVEAIALSGSPVKSQQIGEDELTEEQRKEELLRQYRSRPLVFLERYHACLKPHDLSAFAHVCSDPRAQHYSQVIQRRAAGSKDRKQVRNHRFAALRALQKEGQYFSEEQMRMREPLLYEQYIGQYLTDEEVLERSQEAMLDGAEGGPGAPAGGPGGLAHLLLNSYQERLIQNRLQEEQDREEGAQEEEEEEEDDDNRVQEKEGEPTPEEKALLREEFISQMHQRFLDGKDKDFNYSEVDENPDYDNLDIVSRDAEDKYFDDDDDDDDEEEVENDEEEDDMED, via the exons ATGTGGGGTGAAATTGAAACTCCCGTTAAACCACAACCGAGTCTGTGTGAAAGCGAGGACACGAGTAAAATACCAGAAGAACCGGTAACACAGTTCCAGAGATATGAGTATCACCGGCCCACACAAACGGAGCCGCCGCCGCCACAGGAGACTCCG TACACGAGCCAGGCGGAGACCATTTGTGTTAACGCCATGGTAGAAGCCATTGCCTTGAGTGGCAGCCCGGTGAAGAGCCAACAGATTGGAGAGGATGAACTGACAGAAGAGCAGCGCAAAGAGGAGCTACTGCGTCAGTACAGAAGCAGACCATTGGTTTTCCTGGAGAGGTATCAt GCTTGTCTTAAACCCCATGACCTGTCTGCATTTGCTCACGTTTGCTCTGACCCACGAGCTCAACACTACAGCCAAGTGATACAGAGAAGAGCTGCAGGATCTAAGGACAGGAAGCAAGTCAGAAACCACCGCTTCGCTGCCCTCCGAGCCCTGCAGAAGG AGGGTCAATATTTCAGTGAAGAACAAATGCGAATGAGGGAGCCACTGCTGTATGAACAGTATATTGGCCAGTACCTGACTGACGAAGAG GTCCTGGAGCGCTCCCAGGAAGCCATGTTGGATGGAGCTGAGGGGGGACCAGGGGCGCCAGCGGGAGGCCCTGGAGGGCTTGCCCACCTCCTCCTCAATTCCTACCAGGAGCGTCTCATTCAGAATCgtctgcaggaggagcaggacagagaagagggtgcacaggaggaggaggaggaggaggaagatgatg ATAACAGAGTCCAGGAGAAGGAAGGGGAGCCTACGCCTGAGGAGAAGGCTCTGCTGAGGGAGGAGTTCATTAGTCAGATGCATCAGCGCTTCCTTGACGGCAAAGACAAAGATTTCAACTACAG TGAGGTGGATGAGAACCCGGACTATGACAACTTGGACATTGTCAGCAGAGATGCTGAGGATAAATACtttgatgacgatgatgatgatgatgatgaggaggaggttgAAAAcgatgaagaggaagacgatATGGAAGACTAG
- the LOC122785489 gene encoding nuclear body protein SP140-like protein isoform X1 — MNPLDFLEPEQLLRFLHCHKTELSCMEKPETFLNQLRDHNLIPEDSHKKVCRMKSKHNQKQGVYDILDKLEKEQSQHIHLFWTCVFKDTIMNHYPPLRLLRSSLMDGSFQFDTKLPEKVEKKETNERKKKEDDKEEEQGKSVKKRRKRTKRVCYSDDDDDDDEEQPGASSQSAPSQRKKSRKICFQSPLKKGEKSDIWTGLIFKELLPVTCGSQDGTLSRNRLAKGEKCISFQKQWFTPTEFERFAGKGSYKNWKLSIQCNGTPLRNLIQEGHLKPASYKRRNKTKPRLAKKSLFPSTGLHYHYY; from the exons ATGAATCCATTGGACTTCCTGGAGCCAGAGCAACTGCTGCGGTTTTTGCACTGTCATAAAACAGAGCTGTCCTGCATGGAGAAGCCGGAAACCTTCCTCAACCAGCTGAGGGACCACAACCTCATTCCCGAGGACAGCCACAAG aaggTGTGTCGCATGAAGAGCAAACACAACCAAAAACAGGGcgtttatgacattttggacaagttGGAGAAGGAGCAGTCTCAGCACATCCACCTGTTCTGGACCTGCGTGTTTAAGGATACAATCATGAACCACTACCCGCCTCTGCGACTGCTGCGCAGCAGCCTCATGGACG GGTCTTTCCAATTTGACACAAAACTGCCTGAGAAGgtggaaaagaaagagacaaatgaaaggaaaaagaaggaagacgataaggaggaggagcaagggAAGTCGgtgaaaaagaggaggaagcgAACAAAAAGAGTCTGTTATagcgacgatgatgatgatgatgatgaggagcagCCTGGTGCATCATCTCAGTCGGCTCCAAGTCAAAGGAAGAAGTCAAGAAAAATATGTTTCC agtcTCCTTTAAAGAAGGGAGAGAAGAGTGACATTTGGACGGGGCTCATTTTTAAGGAACTGCTACCTGTGACCTGTGGATCCCAGGATGGAACGCTAAGCAGAAACAGACTGGCAAAAG GGGAGAAGTGTATTTCATTCCAGAAACAGTGGTTTACACCAACTGAATTTGAGAGGTTTGCAGGGAAGGGAAGCTATAAAAACTGGAAATTGAGCATTCAGTGTAATGGGACCCCACTGAGAAATCTTATACAG GAAGGGCATCTAAAACCTGCAAGCtacaaaagaagaaacaagacGAAACCAAGATTg GCCAAGAAATCCCTGTTCCCATCGACAGGTTtgcattatcattattattag
- the si:ch1073-357b18.4 gene encoding uncharacterized protein si:ch1073-357b18.4, which yields MERNLQGSLATMHVKTEAGDENTSAPELCSQEPPARRGGGGGGGGVVDQTAEELQAAATSTPVLLYPVSTERFFTTTGDGKTFLKIAPASVMPPASLEKTLPSGSDFSSKAVLCLIEAVGRRWGLYETRERSQLFQSVQEEMASKGHVLPVEKIRRKWNNLIVTYKRVKDRSRETGHAKTSWEFFDLMDATLCDTVGSQILNSKRHKGGNSASTSPCPLAKIAAKPQLPQATTIVRQNSDFAVPGGLESAGQGAATNQIIGSTAAMTTVATATISPTSAPEVKPLIVLNGDIVTTSIHPAPIMPSPSFISSPCFTETASSSPSLGSPGHTDLNTSHCVGRKAPSFSTGVIPFRLNAAPASNNQKLLGLSSSFPPVSPCLTSSAATTLPVVSGSEAANQKRSEEQSSVSLLHAILKGQEEQVYQDQVARRRVEAREKRRERREVRMAEALGRIATALELLSSKQDTVIALLQRLADRK from the exons ATGGAGAGGAACCTGCAAGGAAGCCTCGCAACAATGCATGTGAAGACTGAAGCGGGGGATGAAAACACATCCGCGCCGGAATTGTGCAGCCAGGAGCCGCCTGCAcgcaggggaggaggaggaggaggaggaggagtggtggATCAGACTGCAGAGGAGCTGCAGGCAGCCGCGACATCCActcctgtgctgctgt ATCCTGTGAGCACTGAGAGGTTCTTCACCACAACAGGAGATGGAAAAACCTTCCTGAAGATAGCTCCAG CTTCAGTGATGCCGCCTGCTTCTTTGGAGAAGACACTTCCCTCTGGCTCAGACTTCTCCTCCAAAGCTGTTCTGTGTCTGATTGAGGCCGTCGGCCGCCGATGGGGCCTGTATGAAACCCGGGAGCGCTCGCAGCTCTTCCAGAGCGTCCAGGAAGAGATGGCCTCCAAGGGGCACGTACTTCCTGTTGAGAAGATCCGTCGCAAATGGAACAACCTTATTGTCACGTACAAGAGGGTCAAGGACCGCAGCCGGGAGACGGGGCATGCAAAAACCTCATGGGAGTTCTTTGAC TTGATGGATGCCACGCTCTGTGACACTGTCGGCTCTCAGATCCTCAACAGCAAAAGACACAAAGGTGGCAACTCTGCCTCTACGTCCCCCTGTCCTTTGGCAAAAATTGCTGCAAAACCACAGCTTCCCCAGGCCACAACCATTGTCCGACAGAACAGTGACTTTGCAGTCCCCGGTGGTTTGGAGTCAGCTGGTCAGGGAGCTGCCACCAATCAAATCATCGGTAGCACTGCTGCGATGACCACAGTGGCTACGGCGACCATTAGCCCTACAAGTGCTCCAGAGGTCAAGCCCCTCATCGTCCTCAACGGTGACATTGTTACGACCAGTATTCATCCAGCTCCCATCATGCCATCTCCATCTTTTATCTCCTCACCTTGTTTTACGGAAAcagcctcctcttctccttcccttGGATCACCTGGTCACACAGACCTCAACACGTCACACTGTGTAGGCCGTAAAGCTCCGTCCTTCTCGACGGGTGTCATACCTTTCCGTCTCAATGCGGCACCAGCTAGCAACAATCAGAAACTCCTTGGCCTCTCGTCCTCTTTCCCACCTGTATCCCCCTGCCTCACGTCATCTGCTGCCACCACATTACCTGTAGTGTCAGGGAGTGAAGCAGCGAACCAGAAGAGAAGCGAGGAGCAAAGCAGCGTGTCTCTGCTCCACGCGATCCTGAAGGGGCAGGAGGAGCAAGTCTACCAGGACCAAGTAGCTCGCCGCAGGGTTGAAGCCAGAGAGAAGAGGCGTGAGCGGAGGGAGGTGCGCATGGCGGAGGCCCTCGGAAGGATAGCCACGGCTCTTGAGCTGCTATCGTCCAAACAGGACACAGTCATTGCCCTCCTGCAGAGACTGGCTGATCGGAAGTGA